The genomic interval TGGAGTGGGTGTTCTACCTGGGCGCGGCGTCGGCGTTCACCGGCGTCGCGGTGTTCGCCGGTGTCCTCACCTACCGCCACGGGCGCTCGGGGCTGACCGCCTGGTGAGCTACTCCTCGAACTTCGAGAGCAGGTCCCGGTAGAAGGTGCCCGAGTCGTCCGCGGCGAGTTTCTCGACGATCAGTTCCGGCGTCGACCGGGCGAGTTTCCCCTTGACCGGCGAGCGGTCGACGAGCAGTTCGCCGTCCTCCAGGCCGACCGCTTCGATGCCGTCGATGTCGATGTCGATGGCAGCGGCCTCGCGGATGTCCCGCGCGAGGTGGGAGACGAAGACCGCCGTCGCCCGGCGCTCGCTCAACGCTTCGAGGATGCCAGCCATGATCTTCGCGCTCGCGCCGGGTTCGGTGATCGATTCGAGTTCGTCCACGAGCACGAGCACGCGCGGGCCGCCGGTGTTCGCGCCGTCGTCACCATCGCCCGCCGTGGCGCCGTCGCCGACGCTGTCGACGAGATCGCCGAACTCCCGGATCGTGGCCTCGAACGCGCCCGCGTCCAGCGTCCCCTGAGTCTTGGCGTGGTAGTGGAGTTCGGTCACCCGCCCCACCCGGGCCGATTCCGCGGGTACCGGGAGCCCCATGTGCGCGAGCGTCGTCACGAGCGCGACCAGATCCAGCGTCGAGGTCTTCCCGCCGCTGTTGACCCCCGAGAGCACGGTCACGCCGTCGACGGCGTAGTCGACCGGGTCGACCGCCTCGAAGGGAACGTCCAGCAGCGGCGACCGGCCCCCCTCGATGGCGAACCCGCCCTCCTCGGTGATCTCGGGGAGCGTGCAGTCGAAGTCGGCGGCGAAGCGGGCGACGGCCAGTTCCACGTCCAGTTCCAGGGCGGCCGAGACGAGCGCCGCGGCGTCGTCCCGGAGGTCCGCGAGGTCGTCGGCCAGGTCGCGCTTGCGGCGGGTCGCTCTCCGGTCCCGCGCGGCGGTCAGTTCCTCCCGGAGCCGGCTCACCACGTCCTCCTGGCGCTCGACCGGGTAGGTCGGTTCGTCGGGGAACGCCCGGCGGGCCATCGATTCGGTGTCGCGCAGGTCGAGCGTCTCGATCAGGTGGTCGCGGGCCTTCTCGACGGCGGCGGCGTACTCGTCGGCCAGTTCCCGCGAGAGCAGCGAGTCGACGCCGGCGCCGCGTTCGACCAGCGACAGCAGGTCGGTGCCCTCGATGGTGACATCCCGTTCCTCGATTGCCGCCCGGAGGTGGTCGTTGGCGACGTTCTCGGCCATCCCCACGGCCGCGTCGAGGTCGTCGACCGCCGTCGCCAACCGGTCGAGTTCGTCGTCACCGCGGACGGTGCCGTCCTCGGCGAGCTGGTCGAGGGCGCGCTCTAGGGTGTCCAGATCACAGGGCGGGTCCAGGTCGGCGATCCGGTGGACCTCGGCGGCGGCCAGCACCGGGTCCCGGTTCCGCGAGAAGAAGGCGAGGACACGTTCGGGGACGACCGACGACGGGTTCGCGAGCGCGTCGGGTTCGACCCGGACATCGCCCTCCACGTCGACGCCGGCGAAGGCCTCATCCAGGGCGACGACCGTCGAGTACGAGCGGGCGAGTTCGGCCAGTTGGCGGGCGTCGTCGACGACCTCGACGCTGACCTCGGGGATCGCGTCCTGGGCCTGTGCGTACCGCTCGGCGTCGCTCGTCGCCAGACAGCGGTCCCGCACCCGGACACCGCCGGCCTCCGAGAGCGGTTCGACGTTCGAGAGGGGGTCCCGGACGGCGAGGGCGGGGTCACGGGCCATCGCCGACTCGGCGAACGCCCGGACCTCCTCGATTCGGCTCCGGGTCCCGCTGGGATACAGCGTCTCCAGGCGTTTCTCCGCGTAGTCGGTGACGGTCCGCTCCTGGACCAGTCCGAGCGCCTCGCGGAACAGTTCACGGGCCCGCGAGGTGGCGGCGAACCCGCCCGGGTCGTCGTGGTCGGCCCGGATCGCCCCGCGAGCGACGCGGGCGGCCCGGCCCTCGCTGATCCCCGGGGCCTGTGACAACGTGGCAACGTCGCCCTCCCGGAGCGCGCGCTCGGGGTCGTCGAGTTCCCGGAGCGCCGCGGCGGTCTTGGCGCCGACGCCGGGCACCGATTCCAGGTCCATCTACCGCTCCGTTCGGCGCCGGTCAGAAAAAACCCGTCGCCGCCGCGCAGGCGTCCCGCTTCCCGACGAGGACACGGAGAACGCGACGCGCTTTTGCCCGTCCAGACGAAACGAACGGCAATGTCCTCAGTCGCGACGAAGGCGTCCGCCGCCCGGGACGACCTGGCCCAGCAGGACGGCGTGGTGATCGCCTTTTCCGGCGGTGTCGACTCCAGCGTCGTCGCCGCGCTGGCCCACGACGCGCTCGGCGACGACGCCGTCGCCTGCACGGCGAAATCGGAGACGTTGCCCGCGGCCGAACTCGACGACGCCGTCCGGGTCGCCGAGGAGATCGGCATCCGCCACGAGATCGTCGAGTTCTCCGAACTGGACAGCGAGCAGTTCGTCAGCAACGACGAGATGCGCTGTTATCACTGCCGGTCGATGCGCCTGGGCGCGATGTACGACCGCGCCCGGGAACTGGAGATCGACGTGGTGTGTGACGGCACCAACGCCTCCGACGTTGGCGAGGGCCACCGGCCCGGCCTGCGGGCCGTCGAGGAACTGGACGCCTACTCCCCGCTGCTGGAACACGACATCGACAAGTCCGAGGTGCGGGAGATCGCCCGCGAGTACGACCTCTCCGTGGCGGACAAGCCGTCGATGGCCTGTCTCTCCTCGCGGATCCCGACCGGACTTGAGGTGACCGAGGACCGCCTCTCCCGCGTCGAGAAAGCCGAGCAACTGCTCCGTACCTGGGGGTTCGAGCAGTTCCGAGTGCGCGACCACGACGGCCTGGCCCGCATCGAGGTCGGCGAAGAAGAACTGGAGACCGCGCTCGACCCAGACTTCGTCCGGGCCGCGCGCGACCACGTCGAGGACTGCGGGTTCGACCACGTCACGCTGGACCTGCACGGCTACCAGACCGGGAGCGTCAGCCCCGAAGAGAGCGAGGACGATGTCGTCGCGGACGTGTTCGACACCGACTACCCGAGCGTCGAGTAGTCACGCCTCGTCGTCCTCGCTCTCCGAGTCGTCCACCGGGTAGACCTCGTTCGCGCCACACTCCGGGCACTCCTCGTGGTCGGTGTGGAGCCGCGAGCCACACGCGCGACACTCGTAGTCGGCCTGCTCGTTGGCGGCGTCTGTGGCCGTCTGCTTGAACTGTTCGACGTTCCGGCCGATCTTGTTGAAAAGTCCCATTTGTTCGACAGACACGCGCCAGCCCGATAAGCGTTCGTCAGCGCCAGTCGGTCAGTTCCTCGGCGACGAGGGTCGTCCGGTCGTCCGCGACGCGAACCTCGTTGACCGCACAGTTGTCCTGGGAGTGGGCCGCAAGCGCCGCGTCCAGCGACCGCTCGTCGACGGTCGCCAGCAGGACCTTGATGACGCCGCCGTGGGTCACGAGGAGCGTCGTCTCGCCGGGCTCGACGGTCCGGACGAGTCGTGTCCACGAATCGCGGACGCGGTCACGGAAGCCCGCGACGGTCTCGCCGTTCTCGGGCGCGGCCGGCAGCGCCGAGACGCTGTCGCCGTCGTCGTGGGCGGGGTACCGCTCGAAGAGGTCCTCGGCGAGCAACCCCTGGAGGACGCCGAACCCGCGTTCGCGCCAGTCGGCGTCGAACGCCGGGTCCGGTAGGTCCGACCCGCCGTCGAGGACGCCAGCCGTCGTCTCGCGGGTCCGCTGCAGGTCCGAGGAGACGATCCGATCGACGGCGTAGCGTTCGGCGACCGCCTCGCCCAGCGCCGCGGCCTGCTCCTGACCGCGGTCGGTCAGACCGGTCGGCGCCCACCCCTGGACCCGGCTCTCGCGGTTCCAGTGGGTCTCGCCGTGGCGCGCGACGAGGACGGTCGCGGCGTCGGCGTCACTCATCGGTCGCGGCCCCCCGGCGTTTCCCGGCGAGGATCGCGGCCTCGAAGGCGATCACGAGCACGCCGGTGACCGCGACGGCCGCCGTCGGCGT from Haloarcula pelagica carries:
- the larE gene encoding ATP-dependent sacrificial sulfur transferase LarE is translated as MSSVATKASAARDDLAQQDGVVIAFSGGVDSSVVAALAHDALGDDAVACTAKSETLPAAELDDAVRVAEEIGIRHEIVEFSELDSEQFVSNDEMRCYHCRSMRLGAMYDRARELEIDVVCDGTNASDVGEGHRPGLRAVEELDAYSPLLEHDIDKSEVREIAREYDLSVADKPSMACLSSRIPTGLEVTEDRLSRVEKAEQLLRTWGFEQFRVRDHDGLARIEVGEEELETALDPDFVRAARDHVEDCGFDHVTLDLHGYQTGSVSPEESEDDVVADVFDTDYPSVE
- a CDS encoding helix-hairpin-helix domain-containing protein produces the protein MDLESVPGVGAKTAAALRELDDPERALREGDVATLSQAPGISEGRAARVARGAIRADHDDPGGFAATSRARELFREALGLVQERTVTDYAEKRLETLYPSGTRSRIEEVRAFAESAMARDPALAVRDPLSNVEPLSEAGGVRVRDRCLATSDAERYAQAQDAIPEVSVEVVDDARQLAELARSYSTVVALDEAFAGVDVEGDVRVEPDALANPSSVVPERVLAFFSRNRDPVLAAAEVHRIADLDPPCDLDTLERALDQLAEDGTVRGDDELDRLATAVDDLDAAVGMAENVANDHLRAAIEERDVTIEGTDLLSLVERGAGVDSLLSRELADEYAAAVEKARDHLIETLDLRDTESMARRAFPDEPTYPVERQEDVVSRLREELTAARDRRATRRKRDLADDLADLRDDAAALVSAALELDVELAVARFAADFDCTLPEITEEGGFAIEGGRSPLLDVPFEAVDPVDYAVDGVTVLSGVNSGGKTSTLDLVALVTTLAHMGLPVPAESARVGRVTELHYHAKTQGTLDAGAFEATIREFGDLVDSVGDGATAGDGDDGANTGGPRVLVLVDELESITEPGASAKIMAGILEALSERRATAVFVSHLARDIREAAAIDIDIDGIEAVGLEDGELLVDRSPVKGKLARSTPELIVEKLAADDSGTFYRDLLSKFEE
- a CDS encoding histidine phosphatase family protein; this translates as MSDADAATVLVARHGETHWNRESRVQGWAPTGLTDRGQEQAAALGEAVAERYAVDRIVSSDLQRTRETTAGVLDGGSDLPDPAFDADWRERGFGVLQGLLAEDLFERYPAHDDGDSVSALPAAPENGETVAGFRDRVRDSWTRLVRTVEPGETTLLVTHGGVIKVLLATVDERSLDAALAAHSQDNCAVNEVRVADDRTTLVAEELTDWR